One Hippopotamus amphibius kiboko isolate mHipAmp2 chromosome 12, mHipAmp2.hap2, whole genome shotgun sequence genomic window, AAGACTCTCCGTTATCCTTTCTTTGTACTGCAGGTCCGGTGATGACTCATTTACTCCAGTCTTGTGTTTCTGAAATGTCTTTACTTCATCTTTGTTTTGAAGGATGTTGTTGCTGGTTATGGAATTCTGGGTTTATTGTTATCTGGCCTCTGTTGTTTCTAGTAAGGGATCAACAGTGATTATTATTGTTCCTCTGTgtatactgtctttttttttttcttctggtttctttctggcttttttcttcgGTTTTTAGGATTTTCACTATGATAGGCTTACATGTGATATCTTTGTATTTATTGTGCTTGGGGCTCCCTGAGATCTTGTACTGTAAGTTGGCGGTTTTCATGAAATATGGGAAATGATTCCTtaatatgtttttccatttcattctcaCTCTTTTCCTTCTTGAATACCTACTGATATATATGCTAGATGATCTGATATTGTCCCACAGGGCTCTGAGGCTgttattttctcttaaatattttttctccgtTGTTTGGATTGGAAATGTTCTATTAATCTGTCTTCAAGATCATTGACCTTATCTTCTGACATCTTCAATCTGCTGTTAAGCGCATTTGTTGAaatattcatttcagttattgtacttttcaattctagaatttcccttttgttcttttttataacttcCATTTCTCTATTTACTCATTAAGATTATATGTCCTTTTAGctcaaacatatttataatagctgcatTTAAGTCTTCATTTGCTAAATTCAATACCCAGGCCATCTTGGGatccatttttattgatttttcttttacattttccatttgtttctctgTGTTGCGTTCCAGGCGATTTCTTCAGATCTATCTGACAACTTACTCTGTCTTTAATTGCATCTAATATGTTATTTAACCATCAATTGGGTTTTTAATATAATTGCTAATTTACATTTCTAGAAgtctatttgattctttttaaaataagtctattaatattcttaaaaagcTCTTAGTCCTAGGTTACATTTttttggtaggtttttttttttcttttcgctACACcacccagcatgtgggatcctagttcacCGACCAGGTatggaacccatatcccctgcactggaagcacagagtcttaaccactggactgcctgggaagtcCCCTAGGTTACATTTTTAataccttcttttttaaaaaacatatgaaacacacccattttttttctgactctACTTAATTCCAGTTATCTGTAGTCTTCCTGGAGATTATGATTTTTTATTAGTTGTGATCTTGCATTTGTTGGAACACTCTCTGGAAGAATTCCTGGAAGCCTGGGTGTTAATGGCATTCCTCTAGAGAggatttgtatttgcttttacCAGAGTTGGGGAGAACCACCAACCTGGGCTCATTTTAAACTATGTTCTCATGTTGGGTATTGTGGGTATTtgccacaaaaaacaaacaaacaaacaaactccagCCCAGAGCTGCATGAGAGCAAACTTGTTTAGAGTTATCAGGGAAAACTTTTCTCTCCTTTACCCAAAGGCAAGGTCAAGATATGcatgttttcttcctctctctttggaGATTCTTTTCCTGCTTCCCCTTTCACTAAGGATCATCCAGTTGCCTGTTAGGGACACTGGGTCCAATTCTCCCTTTCACGGGCCTAGGCTTCGTGTCCTTTCCCCTGACAACAGTGGGCTTCTCTTCCACCCACTGACCACCAGTGCCCAACAGATGTCCCCACCATGCCCTCTGGTTCCATCATTCACATACTTCCCTGGAGTcatgcttttttattattattcaactCTGATCATCTCCCATACCTTCTTGCCAGCTCATgatgcattaaaatatatttttgaagtatGTTATCTAGAATTTTAATGACAAAGTTTTTTTCATGGCTCCTGATCTGATATACTGCAAGAAAAGAAGTTGCTggtggcatttttcaaagaaaaaaaaaattcacaaagtttGGTTACTCGTTGGGCAGGGAAAATAGGTATCGAAGAGTATTAAGCTGGAGATATTAAGGAGAACTAATAGAAAGATGGAAAGTTGACAAATGGGAATCAGTAGAAGGGGAAATGATGAGGTGTTTTTAAGGCCTTTTCAATCCCAATTATCAAGGCAACATTCAAGTGGAGATGCCCTGTGGGCAACTGGAAGTCTTAGAGATGAATTCATCCATTCTCTTAACATTGCTCAATGCCTGCTACAAGCCAACACTGTGTCAGACACTTTGTAGCACTGGAGAATTACCTCGGGGAGACCTGTGCCATCAGAGCACCCCTCCTCAATGTCCCCAGCCCTGAGCACACAATTGAATAAAGAGCTGACATGGCCCTAGCAGCAGCCTCCACCAGGTTGAGTGCCTTTCTGGagatcccacccaccccctccagaCCTGAACTAATGGACAGAAAGATGCACACACATGATGGGAActaggtgattttattttaagcacAGATAGCAAGGAGGAAAGAtttgggaaaggaagggaagaacaaAAATGCAAAGTAAAGGAAAGTGGGAGGGGAGCTGAGAGGTTGCCCTCCTCATGGGCTCCGGCAGCCCAGAATCCTCAAACAGAATAACACATCCACGGGTCACTCCTCCTAGCAGACTTTCTCAGCcggagggaggcaggagacaaGAAGCGGGGATTCCCACACAACAAGAATTAAGAAGTGGATATTAGAGAAGGCGGGTCAGGAGGAGATCAAGCAGGTGCACCCTACCCCTGGGTTACACATGGTAGAGTTGGGGAGATGGGCCAGCTGGGATCCTCAGAGAGGGTGAGGTGGGCTGGGGGCTTGGGTGCCTCTTCAAGTCCTGCCAGCTTAGCACTTCTTCCAGCTGCTGCCACAGGCTCCCATCCTACAGAACTTGATGCCGCAGGTGCGGGTGGCTGAAAGGTCCCCACATACGACTCCACTCAGGGAGCTGCTCGCACCTGCACAGGGACATTAATGATAAGTCAGAaccttcggggggggggggggcggggagttggTCCCAAACACAACTCACTCCCCACCAGCCAAGAGCACCCAGGAGGATGGCTCTGGCTCATCCACAGCTCCAGGGAGAAAGACAATGTGAGCTGTGGTCTGTCCTCAGGACTCCCACCCTCACTGGAAGAGAGTGACCTCAATCCCTTCTTAATCTATTCTTCTGTAGCTGATTTCAGGAAGACCTCCTTGGGGACAACCACGCTGATGAAATACCTATTTTGATCCAGAACAAGACATCTGGATCATGGACAAGTGTGTTTAGACAAGGAGAAAGTCGGAGCGTCCTATGATGGGGAAAAAAGACTGACACTCTAACAAGTCTGGACTGAGGAATTATTCCACTTGTGACCTGTCAACCAGCTCCCTCTCTGTAACTGTGTGGCTGGAAATGAATGGAACTCTTCTCCTTGGGTCTGTCCACCCTCAGAGCTAAAACACTCTTCCCACTGTCTAACTTCGGTGTCTCCCCTTCCGGGCCAGATTTACTCACTGATGTTCACAGCACTGATGCCTTCACACAGCCTGAtatgagagagaaaagagcatTAGGATTGGGCATTCGTCCCTGACAATGATCCCAGAAGTCCTGTGGTCACCAGCTCTGAATCCAGTCACCTAAGGAGCTACCCAAGTCCCTCCCCAGAAGGTCAGAAGAGAAGGTCTGGGGTCCAGCACCTCCAAAGGCTCAGCATCTCCCCACCTCTGTCCCAAGAGATCACAAGGGGCAGGTTCTCCCAGATCCCTCTGGGAAATAGGTCCTGACAAAATGCAGCAGGACACAGAGAtctctctcctgcccccaggaaTCCAGCTCTAGcatgcctcccccacccctactgACTGGCTCTACCATCTTGAGCAATCCAGCCTCACTGGGCCACAGGTTTCTCATCTCTCCAATATATTTCTATTTGCCCTTCCAGTTTGAGGCCATTTTTATCCTGCCCACTAACCAATGGTGTTCGGGCGCCAGCTCCCACCGGTTCACAGAGTCTGTTTCATACATCTCTAGCCAACTCTACCTGAAGTCACAGTGGTAGCTGGTGATCAGTCATGACAGAAGTATTTACACTACTGAAATCAGCAAATATTATAGATCAGAGACTTTTTTTCCTCAGAGAACCGGCAAACTATTGTCCCTAACTAAATCATGTAGGAGCCTGTTGGAAATCAGGCAGTGGACCTCAACTAGGACTATTCCCTTAGCCTCtcctcagggaagggagggagccagAAAGCGTTCCAAGATGGAAGCAGAAGAATGGGGGCTGGGGAAgcagtgcagaaaaaaaaaaaaaaaaatggggcagGTGTATGCAAATgaggccccagccccagctgtgCTGGTTGTACCCACCTCTGCTCCTCACCCTCCAGCAGGCGCCTGTAGGTGGCAATCTCGATGTCCAGCCCCAGTTTGGAGTTCATCACCTCCTGGTACTCCTTCACCAGGCAGGCCATGTCCTGCTTGGCCTTCTGCAGGGCCTCCTCCAGCCCCGCCAGCTTGTACTTGGCATCATTAAGGGCCGCCTCGCCCTGCTGCTCCGCCTGGGTCACTGCAGCCTCCAGCTTGGAGTTCTAAGGGCCCAGAAGAGAACAAGGTGGCTTATGGTCCCTGGGACTCTGTGTCCACTTCCTGGATGTGTCCAGTCTCTCCCGGCCAGCTGGGATCTGCCCAGGAACAGGGTTCTCCCCTTCATCACCTGAGTCTCCCTGAGTGACCACACCCTGGAACTCTGGTCATCCAAATGGGCTGGAGAATGAATGGTGAGATCCAGCTGGGCACACGCACTGCCTGTGGGACCCTGTGTGGGCCTCAAAGACTCCTACCTGGCACCTGGCATTCTCGATCTCGGCCGTCAGCCTCTGGATCATGCGGTTCAGCTCGTTGATCTCGTCCTTGGTGCGGCGCAGGGTCTCCCCGTGCCGGGTCACCGTGGTCTTGATCTCCTCACACGGGGGGGAAGCAGAGAGGCTCATGGAGCTCAGGATGGGACGTCCCACCCATTCAGGACACCACAGATGATGTGCAGGTTGTTCAGTGCTCAGCCTGTGCAACCATACATGGCAGCCCTGTCCTGCCACTATAACCTGAGAGCTGTCTGCACTTCTTTCACCACCTCTAGGAATCAGAATCCTTGAACAAAAGAGACCTTGTTAATATGCACCTCACATCCCTCCCACCATGTCTAGGAGACAAGGGTCCTGGGACAATCACCTTGCTGCGGTACCAGGACTCAGCCTCAGCCCGGCTGCGGCTGGCAATGTCGTCATAATGAGCCTTGATCTCGGCGATAATGCTGTCCATGTTCAGGTCCTGACTGTTGTCCATCTTGACAATGACCGAGGTGTCTGAGATGTGGGCTTGCATAACTCTCATCTCCTGCGGAGCCAACAGCCATTTACATTACACACACCATCCAAAGCTAAGTAGCACAGAGCTTACAATCCccctttaaacacacacacacacacatacacacacacatacacacacacacacacacacacacacacacacacacactcacacgagCCCACCATTTCCAAAGCCCTCAGGATGCAGACCGCCCTGTCTGTTTCCTCTGTATACAGGCTGGCCTGGAAGTCAGAGAGGAGGGCTGAGTAATGTCATCCCTGCCAGTGCTCACCTCCTCATACAGGGTCTTCAGGAAGCCCACCTCCTCTACCAGGCTATGGGCATTGGCTTCCAGATCTCCCTTGCGCACATAGGCACCGTTAACCTCCTggagacacaaacacacagtaGTCCCTAGTTATTGCAGAGGCTTTCCAGGGGGTTCCACCTCCGCCAATCCCATCCCCAGCACTGCAAAGCAACTCATAGGCATAGATGGAGAAGTCAAGGACCAGGGAACTAAGGTCTCCCACCAACTCTAGTAAAATGTCATGTGCGACTTTGGAAAGTCCTTCCATCTGTCTGGGCGGCCCTGTAAAGGAAGAGCTAGAGAATCCTTGCCCTGTCAATCTTCTGAGTGTGAGAAGGGAAATTCCCTTTGATGGGTTGGAATAAAATGTGAGCTTATTCACTGAACAAGGGCATACTGATGCCCTGAGAGCTGCTAGACTCCCAGGCTCCTGGCCCATAGGCAGACTCACTCACCTGCTTGATTCTGACAAATTCATTCTCTGCCGTGGTCCTCAGGGCGACCTCCTCTTCATACCTGCACAAGGAAAGGGGATTTGGAACAGGGGAAATTATTCAGAGATTTGGCTAGTAATGGAAAGGAGGAGAGTCAATCTAATAGAAAGGATGGGTCCAACCTGACCCATCACATCCCTCCCCCAGGATGTCCGAAATATCCTTCtcatccatctctctcttctcAGGTCTGAAACATCCCTCTCACCCACATCCCTTATCATACATGTCTCTAACTGAAGCATGATTTGTTTTAAAGATCTTGGTTTTGTTATTACTCTAATATAATAAACTGATTGCCTGGAAAGGTGGATAGAATTAGCAACTTGAACCAGTGGTTGTGAACAGTGGAGAAGAGGTGGTGTCATTTCTTTGTACCCCCACTACCTAGCGCAATAAAGGAATAAAGTAAGTGCTCAGAACAGGCTTAtgggatagatggatggatggatggatgaacaagGATATGGTCCCTCTTCTAAGAAGTTCATAATGCAATGGAAAAGGGCTCTTTGCTGACATTTCAGCTTATCCTCTCTTCATGTGTCTTCCTGTCACTGCCTTTAAAGCTGACAAAAGCACAAAGTGGGTTAATGAAGAAAGAAGTTTCTAAGGCCAGTGTGCTCAGTGACTCCCCAGCTGTCATAACACATCACCCCTTCTGAGAGAAGTGGACCTTCCCCAATGTACTCACTTCTTCTTGTAGCCCTCCAGCACCTCCTGCACGCTGTTGAGCTCCGAGGCCAGCCTCCCGCTGTCAGCCTCCCCACGCTCAGCCTCCTGCCTCAGTGTCTCGATGTAGCCATTGAACAGTGGCTCCAGGTTGCTCTCACAGCACTGGCGGTTCTGGTAGAACTGCAGCTTGGTCTCCAGCAGCTTGTTCTGCTGCTCCAGGAAGCGCACCTGCCGCCCAGAGGAACAACCATCCAGACACCCGTAATTCCAGCATCCTGCAGGATCCATTCCCCCACCCAGCTTCCACAGCAgtcctttccccaccccaccccaacataCACACGAGGATCACTCTCTATCATTTGAAACGACTGCAGGTATTAGCCCAAGTATCCCATGCTCAAGCGGAAAAGTCCTTTCTCATGCTGGCTTCACCATGCTAAGGATCAGAATCCCCTCCCAAATGACCAAGCTTTCCCCTAGGAAATCTTCCCCGGCTAACTCTCCTGCTGGCCTGTTCCTGTCTGAAGTGAACATTACCCAGGATGCCTCAGCTGGCCCTGGGATTCaatatgagtgtgtgtgagtgagtgagtaagtgtgtgtgtgagagagagagaaagagagagagaaagggggatggGGCTAAGCGTTCCAGGCAGCAAGATCATCCCAAAGGATGACGCTGTAGTCCTGTTTCTATTTCTGATGTGCATTTCTTATGTGtcttctgtatgtgtgtgtgtccgtgtctGTGTCATCCTCCCTCTGACATGCAGTTCCAAGCCCGTCCTTGTCTCTCTGTGGGGACCCTGCCTGCCTGGACAGAGGTTATATATCATAACAGTGCTATCATACTAGGAGCCCCTGCTCTATGCTCATGTCTCTGGTCTGTCTGTGCCCTGGATGTGTGTCCACCTCCTCCATCAGACTCTGGGCTCAGCTGGACCACATCTCTCCCGCCCCCTGACTACCCCTCCAGCGCCCAGGACGGCAAGGTTCAGGAAGGGTGTGATCAAGAACACCCACCTTGTCAATGAAGGCAGCAAACCTGCTGTTGAGGTTCTTGATCTGCTCCTTCTCCTCGTGCTTCACACACTGCGCATTGGGGTCGATCTCCAGGTTGAGGGGCGCGAGGAGGCTCTCGTTGACCGACACGGTGGTGATGCAGGGCAGGCTGGGGCGGGACAGGCCGCCAGAGTGGTACCCGAAGCTGTGGTAGGAGCCGGCGCGGAAGCCCCCACAGACACTGCGGCTGCCGAAGCCTGCGATGAGGCCGTGGTAGCAGGAGATGCCGTAGCTGGGGGTGGCGGTGATGCAGCAGCGGCCGGGCCGGGGCCCGCAGGCAGAGATGCAGCTGAAGGTGCGGCCAGAACTGCATCCTTGAGTGGTCACGCAGGAACTGGATTTGCAGACTCCCCTAAGGGAGCTACAGCAAGACGATCCACAGGTCATGGTGACTCTAAGCTGGAGGAGATGaagccagaggaagaagagaaggattcTGAGTGCTCCCTCACTGCCCCTTCCTTTTATAAACCCAGGCACCTGGGGCTGTCTGCCTCGCCACGTGGAGTGACCTTCTTGTCACCTTTATGAGCTTGGGGATTTTCTCAGTCGTTTCTCCTCTCCTGGGATAACATCATCAAGATGGGGATTTGGAAAATCCTACACTCAGGCAACTCTGAAGCCTTGGCAGAATTTTTTCCACAGTTGAGGTCCTGAGGGTGCCAGGGAGTCAAGGTAAACCAAGGTCTGGGGACTCTACACTTTGTGACATAattagggaaaggaagggaagctGGACTGGGATGGTTTATTTCAGGTCAGCTGGACCCATAACCTCTGACTTTCAGTTTGGGACACAAGATGAGCTGAGACCAGGGACAAAGGATGGGCcatcctggggcaggggagggcaggaagcGGGTAGACTCTGGCAGCTTTGAGAGGAAGAGCCTTCCAGGGGCTTCACAGGTAGGGTCTCGGGGGCCAACTCTTCAGGGCAACCTATGACACTTGAGCCTTGGCATAGCCAGAGGGAGATCATGTTTACCCCCACCAAGACATGGAGATGTCAATCACGCAACCAGAAAAGCATTTATTTAGCCACTTGGTGCTGTGGGATCTGTGCAGTTGGTAGATGCGTGTGAGCagtgtggtgtgagggctccaaATATCTGAATCCCTAAAAACCCCAGCATGTCCACCCACTTCCATTCCTCTTTGTGTGCCTTCAAGATTCCTCACCGGCACCTAATGCAGAGTCTCTCCCTCAACTAGACCGTACATGCAAGGCCACACTCCCCAGACAGCCTTTTTTCAAAGGGCTCCTTGTTTTCTGGGACACTGTCAGAAGAGCTTCTCCAATAAGCTCTGAGTCTGAACTGAGTGGTGGGACCTGGGATCCCATCCCAGAAAGCTTCAGTGGGTGGGAAGCCCCAGGTCCCAGACCTGGAAGAGGAGGCTAGCCCAATGTAGGGGTAGCGGGGAGTGGGGAGGCCGGGATGGGTAGAAAGGCAGGTACCTGGGGTGACCAATGGGCCATAGAGgggaaataataacaacaataataataatagcaactgatatttattgaccacttactatgtaccaggcattgtacTAATGCTTACATACATACCTCACTTTTTCCTCACCACATCCCTGAGCAAGTTTTATTATCTTAATTCTAGAtacaaaggaaactgagactcagagatgttGTAGAATTTTCACCCAGACTAAGTTGGCAGAGCCTGGGCATGAACCCATGGAATCAGTGTGTCTGATTCCAGAAACA contains:
- the LOC130832990 gene encoding keratin, type II cuticular Hb1-like; the encoded protein is MTCGSSCCSSLRGVCKSSSCVTTQGCSSGRTFSCISACGPRPGRCCITATPSYGISCYHGLIAGFGSRSVCGGFRAGSYHSFGYHSGGLSRPSLPCITTVSVNESLLAPLNLEIDPNAQCVKHEEKEQIKNLNSRFAAFIDKVRFLEQQNKLLETKLQFYQNRQCCESNLEPLFNGYIETLRQEAERGEADSGRLASELNSVQEVLEGYKKKYEEEVALRTTAENEFVRIKQEVNGAYVRKGDLEANAHSLVEEVGFLKTLYEEEMRVMQAHISDTSVIVKMDNSQDLNMDSIIAEIKAHYDDIASRSRAEAESWYRSKVIEIKTTVTRHGETLRRTKDEINELNRMIQRLTAEIENARCQNSKLEAAVTQAEQQGEAALNDAKYKLAGLEEALQKAKQDMACLVKEYQEVMNSKLGLDIEIATYRRLLEGEEQRLCEGISAVNISASSSLSGVVCGDLSATRTCGIKFCRMGACGSSWKKC